A portion of the Streptomyces sp. NBC_00376 genome contains these proteins:
- the mgrA gene encoding L-glyceraldehyde 3-phosphate reductase, translated as MTDSPLHYQAAGSRYDSMEYRRTGRSGLKLPAVSLGLWHNFGDDRTLDSQRAILRRAFDLGVTHFDLANNYGPPPGSAELNFGKLFQQDFAPYRDELIISTKAGYEMHPGPYGEWGSRKYLLSSLDASLKRMGLDYVDIFYSHRFDPETPLEETMGALASAVQQGKALYVGVSSYNAEQTAEAAGLLKEMGVPALIHQPSYSMINRWIEDDDLLDTLETAGMGCISFVPLAQGLLTGKYLAGIPAGSRATQGKSLDPGLLSDEVVRRLNGLNDIARRRGQSLAQLALCWVLRDSRMTSALIGASSVKQLEENVAALAGQPLTDEELKEIDAFAVDTEGTNIWAGRG; from the coding sequence GTGACTGATTCTCCTCTCCACTACCAAGCCGCCGGTTCGCGATACGACTCCATGGAGTACCGCCGCACCGGCCGCAGCGGTCTCAAGCTTCCCGCCGTCTCCCTCGGCCTCTGGCACAACTTCGGCGACGACCGCACGCTGGACTCCCAGCGGGCGATCCTGCGCCGCGCCTTCGATCTCGGTGTGACCCACTTCGACCTGGCCAACAACTACGGACCGCCGCCCGGCTCCGCCGAGCTCAACTTCGGCAAGCTGTTCCAGCAGGACTTCGCCCCGTACCGGGACGAGCTGATCATCTCCACCAAGGCCGGTTACGAGATGCACCCCGGCCCCTACGGCGAATGGGGTTCCCGCAAGTACCTGCTGTCGTCGCTCGACGCCTCGCTGAAGCGGATGGGGCTGGATTACGTCGACATCTTCTACTCCCACCGCTTCGACCCGGAGACCCCGCTGGAGGAGACGATGGGGGCCCTGGCCTCCGCCGTCCAGCAGGGCAAGGCGCTGTACGTGGGGGTGTCCTCGTACAACGCGGAGCAGACCGCCGAGGCCGCCGGGCTGCTCAAGGAGATGGGTGTACCGGCGCTGATCCACCAGCCGTCCTACTCGATGATCAACCGCTGGATCGAGGACGACGACCTGCTCGACACCCTGGAGACGGCCGGCATGGGCTGCATCTCCTTCGTGCCGCTCGCGCAGGGTCTGCTCACCGGGAAGTACCTGGCGGGCATCCCGGCGGGCTCCCGTGCCACCCAGGGCAAGTCCCTGGATCCCGGTCTGCTCTCGGACGAGGTGGTGCGTCGGCTGAACGGGTTGAACGACATCGCCCGGCGTCGCGGTCAGTCGCTCGCCCAGCTGGCGCTGTGCTGGGTGCTGCGCGACAGCCGGATGACGTCCGCGCTGATCGGCGCGTCGAGCGTGAAGCAGCTGGAGGAGAACGTCGCGGCGCTCGCCGGACAGCCGCTGACCGACGAGGAGTTGAAGGAGATCGACGCCTTCGCCGTGGACACCGAGGGCACCAACATCTGGGCCGGACGGGGCTGA